In one window of Duganella dendranthematis DNA:
- a CDS encoding superoxide dismutase family protein, with protein sequence MMRTSLTARLLTLSLALAAAGLAQAADSTADVVLKPTVGSATSGSVRFTQQGDQLRIDADIAGLTPGVHGFHLHEKGDCSAPDGTSAGGHFNPGNHQHGGPQNTAHHGGDFGNITADASGKASLHLSVPTGQISLDAGAANSIVGRGLIVHADPDDFVTQPTGNSGKRLACGVVVAGK encoded by the coding sequence ATGATGCGTACTTCTTTGACCGCCCGCCTGCTGACGCTGAGCCTGGCGCTTGCCGCCGCCGGCCTGGCGCAAGCTGCCGATTCCACCGCTGACGTTGTTTTGAAACCGACTGTCGGCAGCGCCACTTCCGGCTCGGTGCGCTTCACGCAGCAGGGCGACCAGTTGCGGATCGACGCCGATATCGCCGGCCTGACGCCGGGTGTGCACGGCTTCCATTTGCATGAGAAAGGCGATTGCAGCGCGCCGGACGGCACCAGCGCCGGCGGCCACTTCAATCCGGGCAACCATCAGCATGGTGGCCCGCAAAACACGGCCCACCACGGCGGCGACTTCGGCAACATCACCGCCGACGCCAGCGGCAAGGCTTCGCTGCACCTGAGCGTGCCGACCGGCCAGATTTCGCTGGACGCCGGCGCCGCCAACAGCATCGTCGGCCGTGGCCTGATCGTGCATGCCGATCCGGACGATTTCGTCACCCAGCCAACCGGCAACTCCGGCAAGCGTCTGGCGTGCGGCGTGGTGGTGGCCGGCAAATAA
- a CDS encoding cupin-like domain-containing protein, protein MPPSPEPIREIAGLGPADLTDAILTSTQPLVLRGLAASWPMVGAAREGDRAGLDYLRQHYQDATVGAMLGGADAGGRFFYNDSVDGFNFQPVHAKLSGVLEEIENKLALDPAPTIYVGSTTIDTCLPGFRQHNDLDLGQRDALASIWIGNRTRIAAHYDLPDNVAVVAAGRRRFTLFPPEQLPNLYVGPIDFTPAGQAISLVDFHQPDFDKFPKFADALRHAQSAELEAGDAIFIPSMWWHHIEALSPFNVLVNYWWRQSPEYMDTPTNALMAAFLTMRDLPLEQRKAWQEIFRHYIFEADTETAAHIPAHARGVLSPLTADGARALRGHLLKKLNR, encoded by the coding sequence ATGCCACCCTCGCCTGAACCCATCCGCGAGATCGCCGGCCTGGGCCCGGCCGATCTCACTGACGCGATCCTGACCTCGACCCAGCCGCTGGTGCTGCGCGGCCTGGCCGCCAGCTGGCCGATGGTGGGCGCCGCGCGGGAAGGCGACCGTGCCGGCCTCGACTACCTGCGCCAGCACTACCAGGACGCCACCGTCGGCGCCATGCTGGGCGGCGCCGACGCCGGCGGCCGCTTCTTCTACAACGACAGCGTGGACGGCTTCAACTTCCAGCCGGTGCACGCCAAGCTGAGCGGAGTGCTGGAGGAAATCGAGAACAAGCTGGCGCTGGACCCGGCGCCGACCATCTACGTCGGCTCGACCACCATCGACACCTGCCTGCCCGGCTTCCGCCAGCATAACGATCTCGACCTCGGCCAGCGCGACGCCCTGGCCAGCATCTGGATCGGCAACCGCACCCGCATCGCCGCCCACTACGACCTGCCGGACAATGTGGCGGTGGTGGCGGCCGGCCGTCGCCGCTTCACGCTGTTCCCGCCGGAGCAATTGCCCAACCTATACGTCGGCCCGATCGATTTCACGCCGGCCGGCCAGGCCATCAGCCTGGTCGATTTCCACCAGCCGGACTTCGACAAGTTCCCCAAATTCGCCGACGCGCTGCGCCACGCGCAAAGCGCCGAACTGGAAGCGGGCGACGCCATTTTCATCCCCAGCATGTGGTGGCATCACATTGAAGCGCTGTCGCCGTTCAATGTGCTGGTCAACTACTGGTGGCGGCAGTCGCCCGAGTACATGGACACGCCGACCAACGCCCTGATGGCCGCTTTCCTCACCATGCGCGACCTGCCGTTAGAGCAGCGCAAGGCGTGGCAGGAAATTTTCCGTCATTACATCTTCGAAGCCGACACAGAAACGGCTGCCCACATTCCGGCACACGCGCGCGGCGTGTTGTCGCCACTGACAGCCGATGGTGCGCGCGCGCTGCGGGGGCATTTGCTTAAAAAATTAAATCGCTAG
- a CDS encoding MGMT family protein, which yields MSSRIERLYLKPARGQPPRALGQDEAMLCEAGLGIDGDAHANRLSPRQVLVTLASELRALEIAPGALGENIVIASDQPELFRPGTALLTSSGVEIRLTMFCEACWRISHVVPNLRQLLRRRGVLGVIEAGGVLRIGDAVTLVDGRYPPLPQSSYQKFVDFVPTIPPGRVVRYSDVAVAIGVAEGFVRVLPGYIKRSNALPVHRIVNARGELLNFLPEQAAQLQAEGVVNHGAAAVDLSRYLWRGEAV from the coding sequence GTGAGCAGTCGCATCGAACGTCTGTACCTGAAGCCCGCGCGCGGCCAGCCGCCGCGGGCGTTGGGGCAGGACGAGGCGATGTTGTGCGAGGCGGGCCTGGGCATCGATGGCGATGCGCATGCCAATCGGCTCAGCCCTCGGCAGGTGCTGGTCACGCTGGCCAGCGAGTTGCGGGCGCTGGAGATTGCGCCAGGCGCGCTGGGCGAAAATATCGTGATCGCGAGCGACCAGCCGGAACTGTTCCGGCCGGGTACGGCGTTGCTGACGTCTTCCGGCGTCGAGATCCGATTGACGATGTTTTGCGAGGCCTGCTGGCGCATCAGCCATGTTGTGCCCAACCTGCGCCAACTGCTGCGGCGTCGTGGCGTGCTGGGCGTAATCGAGGCTGGCGGCGTGCTGCGCATCGGCGATGCGGTAACGCTGGTCGACGGCCGGTATCCGCCGCTGCCGCAATCTTCCTATCAAAAATTCGTGGATTTTGTGCCGACCATTCCACCTGGGCGGGTGGTGCGCTACAGCGATGTAGCGGTCGCCATTGGCGTGGCCGAGGGTTTTGTGCGGGTGCTGCCGGGCTACATCAAGCGCAGCAACGCGTTGCCGGTGCACCGCATCGTCAACGCCCGTGGCGAGCTGCTGAACTTCCTGCCGGAGCAGGCTGCACAGCTACAGGCAGAGGGCGTGGTCAACCACGGCGCCGCCGCAGTTGACCTGTCCCGTTACCTGTGGCGCGGTGAAGCCGTTTAG
- a CDS encoding TonB-dependent receptor, translating to MSLAVASACAAAAVPAMAQDAPVKAAEATDVQSVVVTGLRQSLISSMNLKRNSDGIVDGIVAEDIGKFPDTNLAESLQRISGVSIDRSIGEGSKITVRGVGPDFNLVLLNGRQMPTSNLGDLNGRAFDFANLASEAISQIQVYKTSRAENATGGIGATVNVMTAKPFDRPGMHASIGAKAVYDTSNDNLPSDVQASRSLTPEVSGLYSNTFANNTIGVALTGSYQERNLGYNTAAVSNGWKGPYAGNTGPLIGAGNQVTNAPGATDLYSLPQNLNYNFNGVKRQRTNAQLTLQYKPVDSLVTTLDYTYSENKIQTKRNDISAWFNFGPSASSWTKGSPTSPTSWTEFVSGSDIAMGAADFATKTQNKSLGFNAVWKATNTLRFELDTHHSTAESGADSPFGSSNTLGTASFSRGTTTVDFSKDFPVLSIQGADFVKAGQQVTGSVFTNSYMKGEVDQTQVKGAWKVLEASELKFGGSFNKVENRSAFSNQQRDTWGGATSPADYPSSVWHPNSIGQYFDQINGSANPNLFNQFYTFNFAQVRQIAATASGLPALYMPKSTFDNDARTQEKSKSAFVQFNTDWDTKFPIRTAIGVRYEKTDVISTALVPAATAISWVSQNEFPITFGAPTFTTLGGSYHNVLPSFDSDIELTPTQKLRFSAGETIGRPRYDQIQGGQTLNSLVRTDGGTGSQGNPALKPVKSKNLDLSYEWYYGKQNFFSVGYFKKDLENYAGQSQIDATPFNLHTPVGGALWNEALSAGKCLASDTTCIRNYIFTNHPTAPGVTAPGVNGNVNGTIVGQPSDPVANFRITSFSNQKKASLSGVELNLQHMFGDSGFGVSTNYTYVHSGLRYDNNKVGEQFALVGLSNSSNVVGIYEDKKFTARVAYNWRGEFLSSTFDGSGPNPQYVEAYGQVDISLGYNYNDKLSFQIEGINVGNSIQRVHSRTQNQLESVTQAGPRYMVGARYKF from the coding sequence ATGAGCCTGGCAGTAGCCAGCGCATGCGCGGCCGCTGCCGTGCCAGCCATGGCGCAAGACGCCCCGGTCAAAGCGGCGGAAGCAACGGATGTTCAGAGCGTCGTCGTGACCGGCCTGCGCCAGTCACTGATTTCGTCGATGAACCTGAAACGCAATTCCGACGGTATCGTCGACGGCATCGTCGCCGAAGACATCGGCAAGTTCCCGGACACGAACCTGGCCGAGTCGCTGCAACGCATCTCCGGCGTCTCGATCGACCGCTCGATCGGCGAAGGCTCGAAGATCACCGTGCGCGGTGTCGGTCCCGACTTCAATCTGGTGCTGCTGAACGGCCGCCAGATGCCGACCTCCAACCTGGGCGACCTGAACGGCCGCGCCTTCGACTTCGCCAACCTGGCGTCGGAAGCCATCTCGCAGATCCAGGTCTACAAGACCAGCCGCGCGGAAAACGCCACCGGCGGCATCGGCGCCACCGTCAACGTCATGACCGCCAAGCCGTTCGACCGTCCTGGCATGCACGCCAGCATCGGCGCCAAGGCGGTGTACGACACTTCCAACGACAACCTGCCGTCCGACGTGCAAGCCAGCCGCTCGCTGACGCCGGAAGTCTCGGGCCTGTACTCCAATACCTTCGCCAACAACACGATTGGCGTGGCGCTGACCGGCAGCTACCAGGAACGCAACCTGGGCTATAACACCGCCGCCGTCTCCAACGGCTGGAAAGGCCCGTACGCCGGCAACACCGGCCCGCTGATCGGCGCCGGCAACCAGGTCACCAACGCCCCTGGCGCGACCGACCTGTACTCGCTGCCGCAAAACCTGAACTACAACTTCAACGGCGTCAAACGCCAGCGCACCAACGCCCAGCTGACCTTGCAGTACAAGCCGGTCGATTCGCTGGTCACCACGCTGGACTACACCTACTCGGAAAACAAGATCCAGACCAAGCGCAACGACATCTCGGCCTGGTTCAACTTCGGCCCGTCGGCCAGCTCGTGGACCAAGGGTTCGCCGACCAGCCCAACCAGCTGGACCGAGTTCGTCTCCGGCAGCGACATCGCCATGGGCGCCGCCGACTTCGCCACCAAGACGCAGAACAAATCGCTGGGCTTCAACGCCGTCTGGAAAGCCACCAACACCCTGCGCTTCGAGCTGGATACCCACCATTCGACCGCCGAGTCCGGCGCCGACAGCCCGTTCGGTTCCAGCAACACGCTGGGTACCGCCAGCTTCAGCCGCGGCACCACCACGGTCGACTTCAGCAAGGACTTCCCGGTGCTGAGCATCCAGGGCGCCGACTTCGTCAAGGCCGGCCAGCAAGTCACCGGCTCGGTGTTCACCAACTCGTACATGAAGGGTGAAGTCGACCAGACCCAGGTCAAGGGTGCATGGAAAGTGCTGGAAGCGTCCGAGCTGAAATTCGGCGGCAGCTTCAACAAGGTCGAGAATCGTTCGGCCTTCTCCAACCAGCAGCGCGACACCTGGGGCGGCGCCACCAGCCCGGCCGACTACCCAAGCAGCGTCTGGCACCCGAACTCGATCGGCCAGTACTTCGACCAGATCAACGGCAGCGCCAACCCGAACCTGTTCAACCAGTTCTACACCTTTAACTTCGCCCAGGTGCGCCAGATCGCCGCTACCGCGTCCGGCCTGCCGGCGCTGTACATGCCGAAGAGCACCTTCGACAACGACGCCCGCACGCAGGAAAAATCCAAGTCGGCCTTCGTCCAGTTCAATACCGACTGGGATACCAAGTTCCCGATCCGCACCGCCATCGGCGTGCGCTACGAGAAGACCGATGTCATCTCGACCGCGCTGGTACCGGCCGCGACCGCCATCAGCTGGGTCTCGCAGAACGAGTTCCCGATCACCTTCGGCGCCCCGACCTTCACCACGCTGGGCGGTTCCTACCACAACGTGCTGCCGAGCTTCGACTCCGACATCGAGCTGACGCCAACCCAGAAACTGCGCTTCAGCGCCGGCGAAACCATCGGCCGTCCACGCTACGACCAGATCCAGGGCGGCCAGACGCTGAACTCGCTGGTACGGACCGACGGCGGCACCGGCTCGCAAGGCAACCCGGCGCTGAAACCGGTCAAGTCCAAGAATCTGGACCTGTCTTACGAGTGGTACTACGGCAAGCAGAACTTCTTCTCGGTCGGCTACTTCAAGAAAGACCTGGAAAACTACGCCGGCCAATCGCAGATCGACGCCACCCCGTTCAACCTGCACACGCCGGTGGGCGGTGCGTTGTGGAACGAGGCGCTGTCGGCCGGCAAGTGCCTGGCGTCGGATACCACCTGCATCCGCAACTACATCTTCACCAACCACCCGACCGCGCCGGGCGTCACCGCGCCGGGCGTGAACGGCAACGTCAACGGCACCATCGTCGGCCAGCCTAGCGATCCGGTTGCCAACTTCCGCATCACCTCCTTCTCCAACCAGAAGAAGGCCAGCCTCAGCGGCGTCGAGCTGAACTTGCAGCACATGTTCGGCGACAGCGGCTTCGGCGTGTCGACCAACTACACCTATGTGCATTCGGGCCTGCGCTACGACAACAACAAGGTGGGCGAGCAGTTTGCGCTGGTCGGCTTGTCGAACTCGTCGAACGTGGTCGGTATCTATGAGGACAAAAAGTTCACCGCGCGCGTGGCCTACAACTGGCGTGGCGAGTTCCTGTCGTCGACCTTCGACGGCTCCGGTCCTAACCCGCAGTATGTGGAAGCGTACGGTCAGGTCGACATCAGCCTGGGCTACAACTACAACGACAAGCTGAGCTTCCAGATCGAGGGCATCAACGTCGGCAACTCGATCCAGCGCGTGCATAGCCGTACCCAGAACCAGCTGGAATCGGTGACGCAAGCCGGCCCACGTTACATGGTCGGCGCGCGCTACAAGTTCTAA
- a CDS encoding LysR family transcriptional regulator, whose product MLNRLEMLRIFVAAAEARSFKEAAVRLRISPQAVTRAVQDLEAAQGELLFHRNTRGIQITTYGEHLAAQARDSVQRVDALFQPPAEAATAQMEGLVRLTAPVALGRMLMLPLLSALSGDHPLLRFDVQFSDTHADVVDDRIDIGVRFGSMRDSRYVARSVAPQPFRTVGTPELIARHGKPKSIEQLHDLPTTSLRDHSTGKAWPWYFAGGQHISPLNPRFLSSDSEAEFDAVMAGMGFGQLPGFMADPHIASGRLVPVLQKHQPEPWDIYVYRPQRGPVPARIRLVFDQLVARLAS is encoded by the coding sequence ATGCTGAATCGATTGGAAATGCTGCGCATCTTCGTGGCGGCGGCGGAGGCGCGCAGCTTCAAGGAGGCTGCGGTGCGGTTGCGGATTTCGCCCCAGGCGGTCACGCGCGCGGTGCAGGACCTGGAGGCGGCGCAGGGTGAGTTGCTATTCCATCGGAATACGCGCGGCATCCAGATCACCACCTACGGCGAACATCTGGCGGCGCAGGCGCGCGACAGCGTGCAGCGGGTCGATGCGCTGTTCCAGCCGCCGGCCGAAGCGGCAACGGCGCAGATGGAAGGACTGGTGCGGCTGACCGCGCCGGTGGCGCTGGGCCGCATGCTGATGCTGCCGTTGCTGAGCGCGCTGAGCGGGGACCATCCGCTGCTGCGCTTCGACGTGCAGTTCAGCGATACTCACGCCGATGTGGTGGACGACCGCATCGATATCGGCGTGCGCTTCGGCTCGATGCGCGACAGCCGCTACGTGGCGCGCAGCGTGGCGCCGCAGCCGTTCCGCACGGTGGGCACGCCGGAGTTGATTGCGCGGCACGGCAAGCCGAAAAGCATCGAGCAGCTGCACGACCTGCCGACCACCTCGTTGCGCGACCATAGCACCGGCAAGGCGTGGCCATGGTATTTCGCTGGCGGCCAGCACATATCGCCTTTGAATCCGCGTTTTCTCAGCAGCGATTCCGAGGCCGAGTTCGATGCGGTCATGGCTGGGATGGGCTTCGGCCAACTGCCCGGATTTATGGCCGACCCGCACATCGCCAGCGGGCGGCTGGTGCCGGTGCTGCAGAAGCACCAGCCCGAACCTTGGGACATTTATGTGTACCGGCCGCAGCGCGGGCCGGTGCCGGCCCGCATCCGGCTGGTGTTCGACCAGCTGGTGGCGCGGCTCGCTTCTTAG
- a CDS encoding SDR family oxidoreductase, with the protein MSTNIENKVVVITGASSGLGEATARHLAARGASVVLGARRADQLEKIAADIRAAGGKAEVLATDVTKKEQVQALIDTAVRVFGRVDVLINNAGLMSIAPLDEVKVDEWDRMIDINVKGVLYGIAAALPQFRKQNSGHFINIASVAGVKVFSPGGTVYSGTKFAVRAISEGLRHEVGGSIRTTTIEPGAVDSELKHGSSHEQSSQFVKEFYKLAIPADSVARAIAYAIEQPADVDINEIVLRPTVQEF; encoded by the coding sequence ATGAGCACCAACATCGAAAACAAAGTTGTTGTCATCACCGGCGCCAGCAGCGGCCTGGGCGAAGCGACCGCCCGTCACCTGGCGGCGCGCGGCGCTTCGGTCGTGCTCGGCGCGCGCCGCGCTGATCAACTGGAAAAAATCGCTGCCGACATCCGCGCCGCCGGCGGCAAGGCCGAAGTGCTGGCCACCGACGTCACCAAAAAAGAACAGGTACAGGCGCTGATCGACACCGCGGTGCGCGTGTTCGGCCGCGTGGACGTGCTGATCAACAATGCCGGCCTGATGTCGATCGCCCCGCTGGATGAAGTCAAAGTCGACGAGTGGGACCGCATGATCGACATCAACGTCAAAGGTGTGCTGTACGGGATCGCCGCGGCGCTGCCACAATTCCGCAAGCAAAACAGCGGCCACTTCATCAACATCGCCTCGGTGGCCGGCGTGAAAGTATTCAGCCCGGGCGGCACCGTGTACAGCGGCACCAAGTTTGCGGTGCGGGCGATTTCCGAAGGTCTGCGCCATGAAGTCGGCGGCTCGATCCGCACCACCACCATCGAACCGGGCGCGGTGGATTCGGAACTGAAGCACGGCAGCTCGCATGAGCAAAGCTCGCAGTTCGTCAAAGAGTTCTACAAGCTGGCCATCCCGGCCGACTCGGTAGCGCGCGCGATTGCCTACGCCATCGAGCAGCCGGCCGACGTCGACATCAACGAAATCGTGCTGCGTCCGACCGTGCAGGAGTTCTAA
- a CDS encoding tryptophan halogenase family protein, with product MRDPNNRQPVRRVVICGGGTAGWMAATGIAKVLGKQLDIKLIESEEIGTVGVGEATIPTLTNFHNVLEINEQEFMAETQATFKLGISFESWRNLKEDYIHSFGTTGIDHWTAGFQHFWHKGVQRGLAGDFGDYCLELKASKENRFAHLPNNGMNYAYHLDASRYAKFLRRLSEPRGVQRIEGKIVRYTKHDNGDVRSVVLASGQEIEGDFFIDCTGFRALLIGEAMDEPVEEWSQWLFCDRAIAVQTTAIADAVPLTRSMAHQAGWQWRIPLQHRVGNGIVYSSRYLDEDTARRQLLANVEGKTLIEPRVIKFQPCQRRNTWKGNVVAIGLSSGFLEPIESTSIHLIQRSVIRLMQMFPSDGIQQADIDEYNNQCNSEINHIRDFIILHYHANNRTDSQFWIDAREMKIPASLQHRIDLFRETGRVFRVPNELFAENSWIQVMIGQGIMPKSHHSTADLMGDEELKAFLGNIKSRIDRTVVQLPTHQAYVQRYCGRPDEGAKAA from the coding sequence ATGCGAGATCCAAACAATCGCCAGCCGGTGCGCCGGGTGGTCATCTGCGGCGGCGGCACCGCCGGCTGGATGGCCGCCACCGGCATCGCCAAAGTGCTGGGCAAGCAGCTCGACATCAAACTGATCGAGTCGGAAGAAATCGGCACCGTCGGCGTCGGCGAGGCCACCATTCCGACCTTGACCAACTTCCACAACGTGCTGGAGATCAACGAGCAGGAATTCATGGCCGAAACCCAGGCCACCTTCAAGCTCGGCATCAGCTTTGAAAGCTGGCGCAACCTCAAGGAAGACTACATCCACTCGTTCGGCACCACCGGCATCGACCACTGGACCGCCGGCTTCCAGCACTTCTGGCACAAGGGCGTGCAGCGCGGCCTGGCCGGCGACTTCGGCGACTACTGCCTGGAACTCAAGGCGTCGAAGGAAAACCGCTTCGCCCACCTGCCCAACAACGGCATGAACTACGCCTACCACCTGGACGCCAGCCGCTACGCCAAGTTCCTGCGCCGCCTGAGCGAACCGCGCGGTGTGCAGCGCATCGAAGGCAAGATCGTCCGCTATACCAAGCACGACAACGGCGACGTGCGCTCGGTGGTGCTGGCCTCGGGCCAGGAAATCGAAGGCGACTTCTTTATCGACTGCACCGGCTTCCGCGCGCTGCTGATCGGCGAGGCGATGGACGAACCGGTCGAGGAATGGTCGCAATGGCTGTTCTGCGACCGCGCCATCGCAGTCCAGACCACGGCGATTGCCGACGCCGTGCCGCTGACGCGCTCCATGGCGCACCAGGCCGGCTGGCAGTGGCGCATTCCGCTGCAACACCGGGTCGGCAACGGCATCGTCTATTCGAGCCGCTATCTGGATGAAGACACCGCGCGCAGGCAGCTGCTGGCCAACGTCGAGGGCAAGACGCTGATCGAGCCGCGCGTGATCAAGTTCCAGCCGTGCCAGCGGCGTAATACGTGGAAAGGCAATGTGGTGGCGATCGGCCTGTCGAGCGGCTTCCTGGAGCCGATCGAATCGACCAGCATCCACCTGATCCAGCGCAGCGTGATCCGCCTGATGCAGATGTTCCCGTCCGACGGCATCCAGCAGGCCGACATCGACGAGTACAACAACCAGTGCAACAGCGAGATCAACCACATCCGCGACTTCATCATCCTGCACTACCACGCCAACAACCGCACCGATTCGCAGTTCTGGATCGACGCGCGCGAGATGAAGATACCGGCCTCGCTGCAGCACCGCATCGACCTGTTCCGCGAAACCGGCCGCGTGTTCCGCGTGCCGAACGAACTGTTCGCGGAAAACTCGTGGATCCAGGTGATGATCGGCCAGGGCATCATGCCGAAGTCGCACCACTCGACGGCCGACCTGATGGGCGACGAAGAACTGAAAGCCTTCCTCGGCAACATCAAGAGCCGCATCGACCGCACCGTGGTGCAGCTGCCGACCCACCAGGCCTATGTGCAGCGCTACTGCGGCCGTCCGGACGAAGGCGCGAAAGCCGCCTGA
- a CDS encoding tryptophan halogenase family protein, giving the protein MLQRIVIVGGGSAGWLTAGLLAAEHRAAHGGLHITLIESPDVPPIGVGEGTWPSMRDTLRRIGVSESDFFRECDAAFKQGSRFNRWTTGSDDAYFHPFSLPQGHGEVNLPEQWLAQHPHIPFADLVSFQPHLCVAGRAPKQVVTPEYASVANYGYHLDAGKFGVFLRKHCLEKLGVHYVPDHVTAVNAHENGDIASLQTVQHGAVEGELFIDCTGMQSLLLGQHYGIPLISQKHVLYNDSALAVQIRYPAEDYPIASQTSSTAQSAGWIWDIGLPTRRGVGHVYASGYISDDQAEAELRAYIVQTGGPHDIPQPRKLTFNPGYREKFWHRNCVAIGLSAGFIEPLEASALAIVEMSAAMVSDDLPATREAMDIVASRFNEAFRYRWERVIDFLKLHYVLSQRRDSAYWRDNTSEVPQRLAELLTLWRHRAPSRSDFNRIEEVFPAASYQYILYGMGFRSDFSRAPKPHEAAQSDAYFQEAATLTRKMLHGLPDNRSLINHIKLHGLQKI; this is encoded by the coding sequence ATGCTGCAACGCATCGTGATCGTCGGCGGTGGTTCAGCCGGCTGGCTCACGGCCGGCCTGCTCGCAGCCGAACACCGCGCCGCCCATGGCGGCCTGCACATCACCCTGATCGAATCGCCGGACGTGCCGCCCATCGGCGTCGGCGAAGGCACCTGGCCCAGCATGCGCGACACGCTGCGCCGCATCGGCGTTTCCGAATCCGATTTCTTCCGCGAGTGCGACGCCGCCTTCAAGCAAGGCTCGCGCTTCAACCGCTGGACCACTGGTAGCGACGACGCCTACTTCCACCCGTTCTCGCTGCCGCAAGGCCATGGCGAGGTCAACCTGCCCGAGCAATGGCTGGCGCAGCATCCGCACATCCCGTTTGCCGACCTGGTCAGCTTCCAGCCGCACCTGTGCGTGGCGGGCCGCGCGCCGAAACAGGTGGTGACGCCCGAATACGCCTCGGTGGCCAACTACGGCTACCACCTGGACGCCGGCAAGTTCGGCGTGTTCCTGCGCAAGCACTGCCTGGAAAAGCTCGGCGTGCACTACGTGCCGGACCACGTCACCGCCGTCAATGCGCATGAAAATGGCGACATCGCCTCGCTGCAAACCGTCCAGCACGGCGCTGTTGAAGGCGAGCTGTTCATCGACTGCACCGGCATGCAATCGCTGCTGCTGGGCCAGCACTACGGCATCCCGCTGATCAGCCAGAAGCACGTGCTGTACAACGACTCGGCGCTGGCGGTGCAGATCCGCTACCCGGCTGAAGACTATCCGATCGCCTCGCAGACCTCGTCCACCGCGCAGAGCGCCGGCTGGATCTGGGACATCGGCCTGCCGACCCGGCGCGGCGTCGGCCACGTCTACGCCAGCGGCTACATCAGCGATGACCAGGCCGAAGCCGAATTGCGCGCCTACATCGTGCAGACCGGCGGCCCGCACGACATCCCGCAGCCGCGCAAGCTGACCTTCAATCCCGGCTACCGCGAAAAATTCTGGCACCGCAACTGCGTCGCCATCGGCCTGTCGGCCGGCTTCATCGAGCCGTTGGAAGCGTCGGCGCTGGCCATCGTCGAAATGTCGGCCGCCATGGTCAGCGACGACCTGCCGGCCACGCGCGAAGCGATGGACATCGTCGCCAGCCGCTTCAACGAAGCCTTTCGCTACCGCTGGGAACGGGTGATCGACTTCCTCAAGCTGCACTACGTGCTGAGCCAGCGGCGCGACTCGGCCTACTGGCGCGACAACACCTCCGAAGTGCCGCAACGCCTGGCCGAGCTGTTGACTTTGTGGCGTCACCGGGCGCCGTCGCGCAGCGATTTCAACCGCATTGAGGAAGTCTTTCCGGCCGCCAGCTATCAGTACATCCTGTACGGCATGGGCTTCCGCAGCGACTTCAGTCGCGCGCCGAAACCGCACGAGGCCGCACAATCTGACGCCTACTTCCAGGAAGCTGCTACATTAACGAGAAAAATGTTGCACGGGCTGCCGGACAACCGGTCGCTGATTAACCATATCAAGCTTCACGGCTTGCAAAAAATATAG
- a CDS encoding SapC family protein, whose translation MPNPVLLNNIDHKDLRVITRRGAAYGDQLMAVPTFPSEFRDVQACYPIVFHKTTDGLGFEPLALFGFQDGENLFLKDERWDAPYIPMMVERQPFLIGINGTELMLNVDLDHPRVNRSEGEEVFKPHGGTTDYLDRANSLLFAIHEGMQGLPGFLQALLDNALLESFTLDVQLDDGSQNRLIGFYTINEDRLQTLGGDAIVKLHQAGHLQAIYLILASLSNFRMLIDRKNATLA comes from the coding sequence ATGCCTAACCCGGTTTTACTCAACAATATCGATCACAAGGATCTGCGCGTCATCACCCGCCGCGGCGCCGCCTATGGCGACCAGCTGATGGCCGTGCCCACCTTCCCGTCGGAATTCCGCGACGTGCAAGCCTGCTACCCGATCGTCTTCCACAAGACCACGGACGGCCTCGGCTTCGAACCGCTTGCGCTGTTCGGCTTCCAGGACGGCGAAAACCTCTTCCTCAAAGACGAGCGCTGGGATGCACCGTATATCCCGATGATGGTCGAGCGCCAGCCCTTCCTGATCGGCATTAACGGCACCGAGCTGATGCTCAATGTCGACCTCGACCACCCGCGCGTCAACCGCAGCGAAGGCGAGGAAGTATTCAAGCCGCACGGCGGCACCACCGACTACCTCGACCGCGCCAACTCGCTGCTGTTCGCCATCCACGAAGGCATGCAGGGCTTGCCTGGTTTCTTGCAGGCGCTGCTTGATAACGCGTTATTGGAAAGCTTTACACTCGATGTCCAGCTGGACGACGGTTCGCAGAACCGCCTGATCGGTTTCTACACCATCAACGAAGACCGCCTGCAAACTTTGGGGGGCGACGCCATCGTCAAGCTGCACCAGGCCGGCCACCTGCAGGCGATTTACCTGATCCTGGCGTCGCTGTCCAACTTCCGCATGCTGATCGACCGCAAGAATGCCACCCTCGCCTGA